The nucleotide sequence GAAATCGATCGAGATATTTGAGAATTTCGACCATATAACCGACGAACCGACGTTATATGACCAGGTCGGATATATGTTTCTATTAACCGAAGAGTCAACGGTTGAACCATACTTGCGGGCGGCTGATTTGCAGCGATCTCTGGGGTTGAATATTGAAATACTGGATGCCGACGACGTAAAAAAATTAGCTCCGCCAGTTCTGACCGATGATATTATCAAAGCAACTTTCCACGGCCGCGACGGCCTGGGCGATCCGCATGAATTTTTGCAGGGATATTTTCGAGCTTCCAAACGGCTGGGCGTTGAGATACTAACCGAAACTCCCGTCACCGGAATAATAATCGAAAACGACAAAATTTGCGGGGTGAAAACATCTAACGGTAATTTTGGAGTCGCCGTCGTTATCAATGCTGCCGGTCCGTATTCCAAACTTATCGGCGATATGGCGGGAATAAAAATTCCGATTGAACCTATCAGGCGGCAAATCGTTACTTCCGGCGAACTTGATTTTATCCCGGCAACAATGCCGATGGTGGTCGATGTCTCTTCCGGTTTATATTGTCACAAAGAATCCAAGGGACTTTTGATGGGCTGGGCCGATAAAGATGTCGAGCCGGGATTCGATGAGTCGCAGGACCCCGATTATAACGACAACATCCTGATGAAAGCTCTCGATAGAATTCCACAGATGGAGACGGCCGAAGTCGCCAATAGCTGGGCAGGATTGTATGAGACGACTCCCGACCATCATGCTATCATCGGATTCCATAATCAGGTCGGGGGGTTTTTCACTATCGGCGGTTTTTCCGGGCACGGATTTATGCATGCCCCGGGTGCCGGATTAGTCGCCACGGAAATCATCTGCGGAAAAGAACCTTCGATTGATATCAGTCGGCTGGCTCCGGATCGATTTATCAATGGCCCCGTCGAGGAGGAAATCAATATTATCTGAGCAGGGCGGAAAATTTTTATAATTTCCACTTGGTACTCGCAGTTTTTTGTTGACGTTCAGTCACTTATCGCTTTTTTGACAAATTATGATTAAAGATTTGGGCAAACTTATCGTTATCGGTGTGGTATTATTTTTTGCCGGTTTCTTTTTGAAATCGGTTGGTGTCTCCGAAAGCACCGCTACCGGCGCCGAAGATCACCATATGACATTAAAACTTTCGGACGGATTGATTCTGCACGCCTGGCTTTCCGAGGCGATCGTTGATACTACTAACAAGACAACCAAACCGGGATTGGCATTACTGCTCCCGATGATGTCGAAAACTTATAAATCTTATGCTCCGTTTACCGCAAAGATAAACGAACTGGGTTACGCGACTCTTGCGTTTGATATGCGCGGACACGGACAATCAACCCAAGTAGGCGATAAAGAAATTTCATACTCAAGTATGGAT is from Candidatus Zixiibacteriota bacterium and encodes:
- a CDS encoding FAD-binding oxidoreductase; this encodes MTKNYDAIIIGAGIAGLATAFNLANNNFGDILVLEKEMFIGAGATAKCAGGIRAQFSSKVNIEISMKSIEIFENFDHITDEPTLYDQVGYMFLLTEESTVEPYLRAADLQRSLGLNIEILDADDVKKLAPPVLTDDIIKATFHGRDGLGDPHEFLQGYFRASKRLGVEILTETPVTGIIIENDKICGVKTSNGNFGVAVVINAAGPYSKLIGDMAGIKIPIEPIRRQIVTSGELDFIPATMPMVVDVSSGLYCHKESKGLLMGWADKDVEPGFDESQDPDYNDNILMKALDRIPQMETAEVANSWAGLYETTPDHHAIIGFHNQVGGFFTIGGFSGHGFMHAPGAGLVATEIICGKEPSIDISRLAPDRFINGPVEEEINII